The sequence CAAGCCGCCAGTTTCGGGCTCGAGCCCATTGGGCTCGCTCATCAGGACCTGGATATCACCTCGCCCGAGCAGATTAGCCAGGCGCTCGAGCGCTACCAGCCGGCATTGATCATCAATGCGGCGGCGTATACCAATCTCGACCATGCCGAGGCCGAGGTCGCGCATGCCGAGGCGGTGAACCGCGATGGCGCCGCCAACCTGGGGCGGGCCGCGGAACGCTTCGGTATCCCCTTGTTCCACTTGTCCAGCGAATATGTTTTCGCCGGCGACGGTACCGAGCCCTATCGTGAGACCGATCCGGCCTTGCCAATCAGCGTCTACGGGGAAACGCGGCGAGCGGGGGAGGTGGCCATCACTGAAGCGCTCGATCGCCACCTGATTCTGCGTACCAGCTGGATCTATGGCGAACACGGCAACAATTTCGTGAAAACCATGCTGAACCTGGACCGCAAAACCGACGAGATTTCCGTGGTCAGTGATCAGATCGGTTGCCCGACTCGCTCTCGCAGCGTCGCACGTGTCCTGATCGAACTCGCGATGCGCTATTGCCGCGATGGAGACCTGCAGTGGGGTATCTATCATTACAGCGGTGCAGAGCCCTGCTCATGGGCAGAGTTTGCCGTCGAGATCTTCAGCGAAGCCGAGCGGGCCGGCCTGATCGACAAGGCGCCACGGGTGCTCCCGGTCGCTAGCGGCAGCCTGCCGCGTGCGGCAGCGCGTCCTGCCTGGTCCGTGCTCGATTGCAGCCGTATCGAAAGCACCTTCGGCATTCGGCCCAAGTCCTGGCGCGATGAGCTGCGCCATGTGATCAAGCAGATGAGCGACATGCCGTCGCTGCCGTTCGGGCCTGCGCACAGCCGTGTGCCGTTCAGGACGTACCCGCAAAGCGGCGGCGAAGGTCCCAGCCTGGCCCAGTTCGCAGTGGTGCAGGGAGCCGGTCAGCTCTGACCACGATAAAACTTTATCAAAATGTAACAGTCTGATCCTCTCGTCAAAACCAATGGAATTCCGTAATGACCGGTGCAGCTGTTAAACGCGTGGGTGTTTCAGGTACGGGGATGATCTCCCACTGTTTCGTTCGGCTGATCATGCAGCATTACCAGGACCTGGACATCAGCCGTGTGCTGACCCGCAGGCGTGTGGACACCCTGCGTGATTTCCCGCTGCCGGATCGATTGACCAATTCGATCGACGAGCTCATCGCGCATTCGGACATCATCGTCGAGTGCACGGGCGACGTGTTCTTCGGAACCGAGGTCATCGAGCGGGCCTTCGAAGCCGGGGTGCCGGTTGTGACGGTCAATGCGGAGTTGCAAGTGACGACGGGCTCCTACCTGTCCGGCAAGGGCTTGCTGACCGAGGCGGAAGGTGATCAACCCGGCTCCCTCGCGGCGTTACGTGAAGATGCCTTGCAGATGGGCTTTCAGCCGCTGGTCTACGGCAATATGAAAGGCTATCTGAACCACAACCCGAGCCCCGAGGACATGGCCTATTGGGCCAAGCGGCAGGGCATCAGCATCGAACAGACCACATCCTTCACCGATGGCACCAAGGTGCAGATCGAGCAGGTAGTGGTGGGCAACGGTTTTGGCGCCACCATTTGCCGGCGCGGAATGGAAGGTTTGGCCTCGACCGATCTCAACCGTAGCGGCACGGTGCTTGGCCTGATCGCCGATGGCCTTGGCCAACCCCTGGTCGACTATGTGTTGCCCGATGGTTATTCGGCAGGCGGCGTGTTTCTGGTCTGTCGCCATGACAACGACCAGGCGCCCGCGATCGAATATTTCAAGCTCGGTCCCGGCCCTTATTACGTGCTGACTCGCCCGTTCCATCTGTGTTCGCTGGAAGTCGGCAAGACGGTGCGCCGCGTGCTGGCCGGTGGCGGTGTGCTGTTGAATAACTCGGTCGAGCCAACACTGGGTGTCGCGGCGATAGCCAAGCGCAAGATGAACGCCGGCGAGATGATCGTCCGGGGTATCGGTGGTTTCGATGTCCGTGGCGAAGCCGTTCGGCTAGTCGATGAGCTCGATCACGTGCCCATCGGTCTGTTGCGCCATACGGTACTCAGAAGGGCCGTGGAGCCTGGGCAGATGATCACCTTCGACGACGTAGAGCTCCAACCCAGCCGGGTGCTGGACATCATTTCCCAGCAGCGTCAGAAGACCGTGCAGCAACTCGAAACACGCCCGCAACCAGGCGGCGTTTTGCAACAGGTGCTGAGCTGAACAGGCTCGGCGACGAGGCTGAAATCTGGGCCGACGGCCACAGCTTCGTCGAGTTCCAGCGGACCGGTACGGGGTTGGTCCCGTACCACCACGAGTCGAGTTCGAGCTTGACCAAATCCACGCAGCCGATACCAGGACGCCCGCTGGAGCAGGCGTCCTGCGACGAGCCGCAAACGATGGTTTTCCTGGCGTAGCAACGGCACCGTTCAGACGGACTGCGACTGACTCGCTGCGGCTGCATCACCGATGACCGACAGGATGTTGCGCGCGATACGGACGACCGCGCCGCTGAAACCCGCCGCCTCCTTCTGAGCGTCCTGCTCGTTTTCGAACACGGCGAGAACGCCGCCATATGAATACACCACGCCCCAGCAGCCGGTGTCTTCGATGTCCATTTGCGTAGTATCCATGTGCTTTCTCCCTGAGTTTGCATCAATGCGACGGAAACACGGCGCATAGATAGCATGCCGTCAAAACATCGACAATTGCCGTTCGGCGGCCGCTGTATCCGCTGTACGGGGGCATGCCGTCCGCCGCGGTTCAGGAGAGAAACGAGCGTCTCGGGAAGCGACGAACTGCACGGCTCGCACGCCCGGACCGTTCGCAGGCGAGTTGCCGCCGTGAGGCGGCTCACAGGCTTCTTTAGACGGGGCGCCGCGCGTCCGGGTGTGTTTCGTGGCCCATCGGAGTGGTATCGGGAAGAGGGGTGTCAGGCTCGGAAAAGTCGGGACTGTGGACTTCCGAGTCCAAGGGCATATGACTGTACCGCTGCTTGTCTACCACGTCCTGCTGCCGCGGTTGCTGCTCGCTCTCTGTCAGGATCCGCTTGGCCTCGCAGCGTCCGCTGATGCCGCGTGCCAATGCCATGCCGCCCATTGCCAATTGCAGCAGACCGCTTATGCCGCCACGGCGCAGGCCTTTGCCCAGCAGCATCAGGCCGCCGGCTACTGACGCGGTGCGCTCCCAGCCATGCACGTTCTGCGGGGCGGTCTTGTCGAAAAGTCGGTTCATGGTCGTTTCCTCACGGTTCATTGCCAGCGTTGTAGCTTCGGCAGCCAACCGGCGGGTGCGTTCTGGGCGGAGGACGAGCGGCAATCGGAGCGACGGTGTCACGCCATGCTCTGATTAAGGCTTGACACTCACGCGTGGCTCACGCAGATTCCTCTAAACGTAATGCGATTACGCAAAAACAACAATCGCGCGTTCGAGCTCCGAGCGTGTAACGCATACAGCCATGACCATACCTAGCTATTCATTCAGCCATTACCACATCCCCGACGCCTGCCGGTCAGCCAGCGCGTGTTCGTCCGAAAGCCTGGATGGCCACGCTGCAGTGGTGGTCGGCCAGAGCTATCGTATGGATGTGACCCTCAGGGTGTACGGCTGAATGAAGATTCTCGGTTTTCGACTGACCCTTGGCGACCATCTGGGTCGCAGTGTTCGGGGCATTTCCTGTGCGCCGCCGGGCTGACGTGTCCTGACGTCATCCCTATCAATGCACAGCCAGTCAAAGGAGCCAATCATGGCCGACCTGTTTGAAAACCCCATGGGCCTCATGGGCTTCGAGTTCATCGAATTTGCCTCGCCCACCCCGAACGTCATTGAACCTGTACTGGAGAGCATGGGTTTTTCCCATGTTGCGAACCATCGCTCCAAGGACGTGGCGCTGTATCGCCAGGGCGAAATCAACGCCGTCGTCAACCGTGAGCCTAAGAGCCACGCGGCCTATTTCGCTGCCGAGCATGGCCCGTCGGTGTGCGGCATGGCCTTCCGTGTGAAGGATGCGCATCAGGCGTATGCCAAAGCGCTGGAATTGGGAGCGCAGGCTGTCGACATGCCCACCGGTCCGATGGAGCTGCGTTTGCCGGCCATCAAAGGCATCGGTGGCGCGCCGCTGTATCTGATCGACCGTTTCGGTGAGGGCAGCTCGATATACGATATCGACTTCGTCTTCCTGGACGGCGTCGATCGCCATCCGGTCGGCGCCGGCCTGAAGATCATCGATCACCTGACCCACAACGTGTATCGCGGGCGCATGGCCTACTGGGCCGACTTCTACGAGAAGCTGTTCAACTTCCGCGAGATCCGCTACTTCGACATCAAGGGCGAATACACCGGCCTGACCTCCAAGGCCATGACCGCACCGGACGGTATAATCCGCATCCCGCTGAACGAGGAGTCCAGCAAGGGGGCAGGGCAGATCGAAGAGTTCCTGATGCAGTTCAATGGCGAGGGCATCCAGCACGTCGCCTTCCTGACCGACAACCTGATCGAGACCTGGGACAAGCTCAAGGCCAGCGGCACGGTATTCATGACCGCACCGCCGGAAACCTACTACGAGATGCTCGAAGGCCGCCTGCCCAATCATGGCGAGCCCGTCGAGGACTTGAAGTCGCGTGGCATTCTGCTCGACGGCGCATCGGAGAATGGCGAGCAGCGCCTGCTGCTGCAGATCTTCTCGGGTACCTTGCTCGGTCCGGTGTTCTTCGAGTTCATCCAGCGCAAGGGCGACAGCGGCTTCGGCGAGGGCAACTTCAAGGCCTTGTTCGAATCCATCGAGCGCGACCAGATCAAGCGCGGGGTCTTGAGCACGGCTGACTGATAGCGCGGACGGCAGCCAGGTCACCCCCGGCTGCCGTCCTTCGTGTTCGATTGGCGCATGCGTCAGCGGCGTGCGCTGAAACCGGTGGAATCCGGTAGCACCTGGGCAGTCGGCTTTCAGGCGGTGCCGAGCCTTGCACCGTGTCGGCATGACGCCGTGCACCACGCAGACCGACAGCCGCTCCGATGCGAGTAGCTGGCTTGGCATTCCTTTATCGCAATCCCGTTGACCCTCTCGCTTGGGCTTGGCGCGCTCAGTTGCCGCGCACGCCCGCACCTTGCAAAAAAAACTGCTCGATGATGCCGGCCGAACTGGCGCTCGCCGCGCGGCCACGGCGTTCGGCATCGACGATGCCGTAAATCAGGGAAAGAAACAGCTCGGTAAGCACCGGTGCGCCCACCTCGATGCGAAAAAGACCGGCGCGTTGACCTCTTAAGAAGAAGGCATCCAATGCGCTGTCGTACGGAATCCATTTCGCCCCCTCGTTAGCCGGATCGAGCGAATCAGGGCGGTACTGGAACATCAGGAACATGAGCAGTTCTCGGTGTGCCAGGTGTTCCTGAATGAGTCGTTTCAGCGCCGTGAGCGGCTCTGCATTGTCGAGATCGGTACGCTGGATGACCTGGTTCAACACGGTCAGGCCATGCGCCATCAGCATTTCGACGAGATTGTCACGGGTGCCGCAAAGCCGGTGCAACGTCGCTTTGCTGATACCGGCCGCTTCCGCGAGCTCCTTCAGCGTCGCTCGCGGGCGGTCTACGAATGCGACGGCCAACGCCTTGAGCAGGCGATCGTCGGGAAGGGGCTGCGTCATCAGTTGTGACTCCCATCATTAAAGCTCACGGTATTGTCCAGATAAAGGCTCAAATGACAACTCAATAGCCGGTTGAAGTTAATTATTTCCAATATGAGACAAAGTTGACTCATAAGGTTCTTTGTCGGATCATCCGTGTCCGGTGCATCGCGGCCACAGGGGCCGGGAGCACGAACGATTCGCGGCTCAAGCTCGATGTGGCTCAGGCAGACGAGGTAGACATGAACCCACTAATCAACCGCTGGCTGTTGCTCGCTGCCGTTCTGCTGGCCTTCACCCCGCTCATGATCGATGTGACGATCCTGCACATCGCCATTCCAACGCTGACGCTTGATCTGCGCGCTTCGGGAACGGAGGTCTTGTGGATCGTCGACATCTATCCGCTGATCATGGCCGGGCTGCTGGTCCCCATGGGGTTTCTGACCGATCGAATCGGTACACAGCGAACCTTGCTGCTGGGCATGACAATCTTCTCGCTGGCCTCGATCGGGGCAGCCTTCTCTTCGACGGCGGCCGTGCTCATCGCCGCACGCGCAGCGCTTGCTCTGGGCTCGGCGATGATGATGCCGGCCATTCTTGCCGTGGTTCGTCGAACGTTCGACGATGAGCGCGAGAGGGGTATTGCGCTGGGCCTCTGGGGTACCGTCGCGGCGGCCGGAGCGGCTGTGGGGCCGCTGGTGGGCGGGCTGCTGCTGGAGCATTTCTGGTGGGGGTCGGTATTTCTGATCAACGTACCGATCATGCTGGCGGTCACGCCGTTGGTGTATGCACTGGTCCCGAATGAGGGCTCGGACTCCCATGCACCTTGGCCTATCGGGCAAGCGCTGGTGCTGATCGCCGGGCTGATGCTCTCGGTCTTCGCGACCAAGTCGCTGTTCAAACCGGATCAATCCGCTCTGATCGCCGGCGCGCTGCTGGGTGTCGGGATTGGCCTGTTGTCCATATTCGGCCGTTTTCAGCTTCGCTCGCCGCATCCGATGCTGGACCTTTCGCTGTTCAAGCGAGGCCAGGTACGGGCCGGGCTCGCCATGGCCCTGGTCGCGTCCGGTGCCCTGGCCGGGGTCGAGCTGACGATCGCCCAGGAAATGCAATTCGTGATCGGCAAAACGCCGCTCGAGGCTGGCTTGTTTCTCTTGCCGCTAATGGCAGCCGCTGCCGTGGGCGGACCTATAGCCGGCTGGATTGCGGGCCGCGTGGGGCTGCGCTGGCTGGCGACGGCATCGCTTGCTGCGTCCGCGGCGAGTCTAGGCGGTCTGGCGGTGAGCGACTTCCATGCGGCGGGCGCTGTTGTGATCTGTCTGCTTGCAACGCTCGGTCTGGCGCTCTCCGTAGGGCTTACGGCCTCGTCCATCGCAATCATGTCCGCCATTACCCCGGAAAAGGCCGGCTCGGCCGGTTCGCTGGAGGCGACGGCCTACGATCTGGGATCCGGACTCGGCATCACTGGATTCGGCGTGCTGCTCGCAACCGCGTATGCCAAG comes from Stutzerimonas stutzeri and encodes:
- a CDS encoding NAD(P)-dependent oxidoreductase, encoding MISHCFVRLIMQHYQDLDISRVLTRRRVDTLRDFPLPDRLTNSIDELIAHSDIIVECTGDVFFGTEVIERAFEAGVPVVTVNAELQVTTGSYLSGKGLLTEAEGDQPGSLAALREDALQMGFQPLVYGNMKGYLNHNPSPEDMAYWAKRQGISIEQTTSFTDGTKVQIEQVVVGNGFGATICRRGMEGLASTDLNRSGTVLGLIADGLGQPLVDYVLPDGYSAGGVFLVCRHDNDQAPAIEYFKLGPGPYYVLTRPFHLCSLEVGKTVRRVLAGGGVLLNNSVEPTLGVAAIAKRKMNAGEMIVRGIGGFDVRGEAVRLVDELDHVPIGLLRHTVLRRAVEPGQMITFDDVELQPSRVLDIISQQRQKTVQQLETRPQPGGVLQQVLS
- a CDS encoding YgaP-like transmembrane domain, with translation MNRLFDKTAPQNVHGWERTASVAGGLMLLGKGLRRGGISGLLQLAMGGMALARGISGRCEAKRILTESEQQPRQQDVVDKQRYSHMPLDSEVHSPDFSEPDTPLPDTTPMGHETHPDARRPV
- the hppD gene encoding 4-hydroxyphenylpyruvate dioxygenase, with protein sequence MADLFENPMGLMGFEFIEFASPTPNVIEPVLESMGFSHVANHRSKDVALYRQGEINAVVNREPKSHAAYFAAEHGPSVCGMAFRVKDAHQAYAKALELGAQAVDMPTGPMELRLPAIKGIGGAPLYLIDRFGEGSSIYDIDFVFLDGVDRHPVGAGLKIIDHLTHNVYRGRMAYWADFYEKLFNFREIRYFDIKGEYTGLTSKAMTAPDGIIRIPLNEESSKGAGQIEEFLMQFNGEGIQHVAFLTDNLIETWDKLKASGTVFMTAPPETYYEMLEGRLPNHGEPVEDLKSRGILLDGASENGEQRLLLQIFSGTLLGPVFFEFIQRKGDSGFGEGNFKALFESIERDQIKRGVLSTAD
- a CDS encoding MFS transporter, giving the protein MNPLINRWLLLAAVLLAFTPLMIDVTILHIAIPTLTLDLRASGTEVLWIVDIYPLIMAGLLVPMGFLTDRIGTQRTLLLGMTIFSLASIGAAFSSTAAVLIAARAALALGSAMMMPAILAVVRRTFDDERERGIALGLWGTVAAAGAAVGPLVGGLLLEHFWWGSVFLINVPIMLAVTPLVYALVPNEGSDSHAPWPIGQALVLIAGLMLSVFATKSLFKPDQSALIAGALLGVGIGLLSIFGRFQLRSPHPMLDLSLFKRGQVRAGLAMALVASGALAGVELTIAQEMQFVIGKTPLEAGLFLLPLMAAAAVGGPIAGWIAGRVGLRWLATASLAASAASLGGLAVSDFHAAGAVVICLLATLGLALSVGLTASSIAIMSAITPEKAGSAGSLEATAYDLGSGLGITGFGVLLATAYAKALATPENLAPAIAAQARLSIGETMIVASGLPGQQSNALLESGRAAFSLAHTGVLSTAAAMLAALAIVLCVSLRDQRSVRSDDPAIEADG
- a CDS encoding TetR/AcrR family transcriptional regulator, which produces MTQPLPDDRLLKALAVAFVDRPRATLKELAEAAGISKATLHRLCGTRDNLVEMLMAHGLTVLNQVIQRTDLDNAEPLTALKRLIQEHLAHRELLMFLMFQYRPDSLDPANEGAKWIPYDSALDAFFLRGQRAGLFRIEVGAPVLTELFLSLIYGIVDAERRGRAASASSAGIIEQFFLQGAGVRGN